A genomic region of Raphanus sativus cultivar WK10039 chromosome 6, ASM80110v3, whole genome shotgun sequence contains the following coding sequences:
- the LOC108811033 gene encoding F-box/LRR-repeat protein At2g43260-like — protein MLVPKKRKFLAVGNQAQTRFQGNEEIEMVYLERDKEATRPSLTCDGVVCIPEPNWVSVLNPSTGEFLRFCSGPFHYENHMSYAEGWWSEFNINSAMGFGKDEVNGKYKVVSMLFDHNHYQILDVDIGQWRKLVPPPYKVETRSKSACVKGSIYWLDLFRIYKLLALDLHTEEFRDVQVLPPILHSAGARIVNLDDRLAIADICMMKPGWNLEIWIMDAQEETWSMTYSQGRPWAKAHKARALGAKIIYVIRGAKLQNISLV, from the exons ATGCTTGTTCCAAAGAAGCGGAAATTCTTGGCTGTCGGAAATCAGGCCCAGACGCGGTTCCAAGGAAACGAAGAGATCGAGATGGTGTACTTAGAGCGTGATAAAGAAGCCACACGACCTTCGTTGACATGTGACGGTGTGGTTTGCATCCCGGAACCGAATTGGGTCAGTGTCTTGAATCCTTCGACAGGAGAGTTTCTTAGATTCTGTAGCGGTCCCTTCCACTATGAGAACCACATGTCTTACG CAGAAGGATGGTGGAGCGAATTCAATATAAACTCGGCGATGGGATTTGGTAAGGACGAAGTTAACGGGAAGTATAAAGTCGTGAGCATGTTGTTTGATCATAACCATTACCAGATTCTTGATGTTGACATTGGCCAATGGCGGAAACTAGTTCCGCCTCCTTACAAGGTTGAAACGAGAAGTAAGTCGGCCTGTGTGAAAGGATCCATCTACTGGTTAGATCTTTTTCGTATATATAAGCTACTAGCTTTGGATCTTCACACAGAAGAATTTCGGGATGTCCAGGTACTTCCTCCCATTTTGCACTCCGCCGGAGCTCGGATAGTGAACCTTGATGATCGTCTAGCCATAGCTGATATCTGTATGATGAAACCTGGATGGAATCTAGAGATATGGATCATGGATGCACAAGAAGAAACATGGAGTATGACTTACAGCCAGGGCCGGCCCTGGGCTAAAGCCCATAAAGCCAGGGCTTTAGGCGccaaaattatttatgttataagGGGCGCCAAATTACAAAATATCTCTTTAGTATAG